A stretch of Balearica regulorum gibbericeps isolate bBalReg1 chromosome 28, bBalReg1.pri, whole genome shotgun sequence DNA encodes these proteins:
- the RIT1 gene encoding GTP-binding protein Rit1, translating to MDSGARPGGGGAPGQSREYKLVMLGAGGVGKSAMTMQFISHRFPEDHDPTIEDAYKIRIRIDDEPANLDILDTAGQAEFTAMRDQYMRAGEGFIICYSITDRRSFHEAREFKQLIYRVRRTDDTPVVLVGNKSDLTQLRQVSKEEGSALAREFNCPFFETSAAYRYYIDDVFHALVREIRRKEKEAIMAMEKKSKPKSSVWKRLKSPFRRKKDSVT from the exons ATGGATTCTGGAGCccgcccgggcggcggcggcgctccGGGGCAGTCCCGCGAGTACAAGCTAGTGATGCTGGGCGCCGGTGGCGTCGGCAAGAGCG CCATGACCATGCAGTTCATCAGTCACCGGTTTCCAGAGGATCATGATCCCACAATTG AGGATGCTTATAAAATACGAATACGCATTGATGATGAACCTGCCAATCTGGATATTTTGGACACAGCAGGACAG GCAGAGTTTACGGCCATGAGAGACCAGTACATGAGGGCTGGCGAGGGATTTATCATCTGTTATTCAATCACAGACCGACGCAGTTTCCATGAAGCGCGTGAGTTCAAACAGCTAATCTATCGTGTTCGACGCACTGATGATACTCCTGTGGTCCTGGTGGGAAATAAATCTGATCTGACACAGCTACGGCAG gtttccaAAGAAGAAGGCTCTGCTTTAGCACGAGAATTCAACTGCCCTTTTTTTGAAACTTCAGCTGCATACCGTTATTATATTGATGATGTTTTTCATGCTCTTGTGCGAGAAATCcgcaggaaagaaaaagaagcaataatggcaatggaaaaaaaatcaaaacctaaaAGCAGCGTGTGGAAAAGACTGAAGTCACCATTTAGAAGGAAGAAGGATTCGGTCACTTGA
- the SYT11 gene encoding synaptotagmin-11 isoform X1 has product MAEITSVHPGFDVSPVVAGLIGATVLVVSVSVTVFVWTCCHQQAEKKHKTPPYKFIHMLKGISIYPETLSNKKKINRIRRDKNGTPKETGRGNLLVDAAESGLISSEKAPDGPNAAPRVDQLPIKVDYGDELSPDQSLTPGGSKTSSPSSPGDDVMLGELTFSVDYNFPKKALVVTIQEAHGLPVMDEHTQSSDPYIKMTILPDKRHRVKTRVLRKTLDPVFDETFTFYGIPYSQLQDLVLHFLVLSFDRFSRDDVIGEVMVPLAGVDPSTGKVQLTREILKRNIQKCISRGELQVSLSYQPVAQRMTVVVLKARHLPKMDITGLSADPYVKVNVYYGRKRIAKKKTHVKKCTLNPVFNESFIYDIPVDLLPDISIEFLVIDFDRTTKNEVVGRLILGAHSITAGGVEHWREVCENPRKPVAKWHSLSEY; this is encoded by the exons ATGGCGGAGATCACCAGTGTCCACCCCGGCTTCG ATGTGTCTCCAGTTGTGGCAGGCCTCATTGGTGCTACTGTCCTTGTGGTTTCTGTCTCAGTAACAGTTTTTGTGTGGACATGCTGTCACcagcaagcagaaaagaagCACAAAACTCCACCATATAAATTCATTCACATGTTGAAAGGCATCAGTATCTATCCGGAGACCTTGagtaacaagaagaaaattaaccgAATCCGGAGAGACAAGAATGGCACTCCTAAGGAGACTGGAAGGGGAAACCTCTTGGTGGATGCTGCTGAATCTGGTTTAATAAGCTCTGAGAAGGCTCCGGATGGGCCAAACGCAGCCCCCCGTGTCGACCAGCTCCCAATAAAAGTAGATTATGGAGATGAACTAAGTCCAGATCAAAGCCTCACTCCAGGAGGAAGTAAAACCTCCTCCCCATCTTCTCCAGGGGATGACGTCATGTTGGGTGAACTGACTTTCTCAGTGGACTACAACTTCCCTAAAAAAGCGCTGGTAGTTACCATTCAGGAGGCTCACGGGCTGCCAGTGATGGATGAGCACACTCAGAGCTCTGACCCCTATATCAAGATGACAATTCTTCCAGATAAAAGGCATCGAGTGAAGACTCGTGTGCTTCGCAAGACACTAGACCCAGTCTTTGATGAAACCTTCACCTTCTATGGGATCCCATACAGCCAGCTCCAGGATTTGGTGCTTCACTTCCTCGTGTTGAGCTTCGATCGCTTTTCTCGAGATGATGTTATTGGAGAGGTCATGGTGCCCCTTGCAGGGGTGGATCCAAGCACTGGAAAGGTTCAGCTGACCAGGGAGATCCTCAAAAGGAACATACAA aaatgcattAGCAGAGGGGAGCTGCAAGTCTCCTTGTCTTACCAGCCCGTGGCGCAGAGAATGACTGTCGTGGTGCTGAAAGCCAGACATTTGCCAAAGATGGATATCACTGGCCTCTCAG cagaTCCGTATGTCAAGGTGAACGTTTATTATGGAAGAAAGCGCATAGCAAAAAAGAAGACTCACGTGAAGAAGTGCACTTTGAATCCTGTCTTCAATGAATCCTTCATTTACGATATCCCTGTCGATCTCCTTCCCGACATCAGCATTGAATTTCTAGTTATCGATTTCGACCGTACCACAAAAAACGAAGTGGTGGGACGGCTGATTTTGGGAGCGCACAGCATCACTGCAGGTGGTGTGGAACACTGGCGAGAGGTGTGTGAGAATCCTAGAAAGCCAGTTGCCAAATGGCACAGCCTGAGCGAATACTAG
- the SYT11 gene encoding synaptotagmin-11 isoform X3 produces the protein MAEITSVHPGFDVSPVVAGLIGATVLVVSVSVTVFVWTCCHQQAEKKHKTPPYKFIHMLKGISIYPETLSNKKKINRIRRDKNGTPKETGRGNLLVDAAESGLISSEKAPDGPNAAPRVDQLPIKVDYGDELSPDQSLTPGGSKTSSPSSPGDDVMLGELTFSVDYNFPKKALVVTIQEAHGLPVMDEHTQSSDPYIKMTILPDKRHRVKTRVLRKTLDPVFDETFTFYGIPYSQLQDLVLHFLVLSFDRFSRDDVIGEVMVPLAGVDPSTGKVQLTREILKRNIQKCISRGELQVSLSYQPVAQRMTVVVLKARHLPKMDITGLSDPYVKVNVYYGRKRIAKKKTHVKKCTLNPVFNESFIYDIPVDLLPDISIEFLVIDFDRTTKNEVVGRLILGAHSITAGGVEHWREVCENPRKPVAKWHSLSEY, from the exons ATGGCGGAGATCACCAGTGTCCACCCCGGCTTCG ATGTGTCTCCAGTTGTGGCAGGCCTCATTGGTGCTACTGTCCTTGTGGTTTCTGTCTCAGTAACAGTTTTTGTGTGGACATGCTGTCACcagcaagcagaaaagaagCACAAAACTCCACCATATAAATTCATTCACATGTTGAAAGGCATCAGTATCTATCCGGAGACCTTGagtaacaagaagaaaattaaccgAATCCGGAGAGACAAGAATGGCACTCCTAAGGAGACTGGAAGGGGAAACCTCTTGGTGGATGCTGCTGAATCTGGTTTAATAAGCTCTGAGAAGGCTCCGGATGGGCCAAACGCAGCCCCCCGTGTCGACCAGCTCCCAATAAAAGTAGATTATGGAGATGAACTAAGTCCAGATCAAAGCCTCACTCCAGGAGGAAGTAAAACCTCCTCCCCATCTTCTCCAGGGGATGACGTCATGTTGGGTGAACTGACTTTCTCAGTGGACTACAACTTCCCTAAAAAAGCGCTGGTAGTTACCATTCAGGAGGCTCACGGGCTGCCAGTGATGGATGAGCACACTCAGAGCTCTGACCCCTATATCAAGATGACAATTCTTCCAGATAAAAGGCATCGAGTGAAGACTCGTGTGCTTCGCAAGACACTAGACCCAGTCTTTGATGAAACCTTCACCTTCTATGGGATCCCATACAGCCAGCTCCAGGATTTGGTGCTTCACTTCCTCGTGTTGAGCTTCGATCGCTTTTCTCGAGATGATGTTATTGGAGAGGTCATGGTGCCCCTTGCAGGGGTGGATCCAAGCACTGGAAAGGTTCAGCTGACCAGGGAGATCCTCAAAAGGAACATACAA aaatgcattAGCAGAGGGGAGCTGCAAGTCTCCTTGTCTTACCAGCCCGTGGCGCAGAGAATGACTGTCGTGGTGCTGAAAGCCAGACATTTGCCAAAGATGGATATCACTGGCCTCTCAG aTCCGTATGTCAAGGTGAACGTTTATTATGGAAGAAAGCGCATAGCAAAAAAGAAGACTCACGTGAAGAAGTGCACTTTGAATCCTGTCTTCAATGAATCCTTCATTTACGATATCCCTGTCGATCTCCTTCCCGACATCAGCATTGAATTTCTAGTTATCGATTTCGACCGTACCACAAAAAACGAAGTGGTGGGACGGCTGATTTTGGGAGCGCACAGCATCACTGCAGGTGGTGTGGAACACTGGCGAGAGGTGTGTGAGAATCCTAGAAAGCCAGTTGCCAAATGGCACAGCCTGAGCGAATACTAG
- the SYT11 gene encoding synaptotagmin-11 isoform X2, which yields MAEITSVHPGFDVSPVVAGLIGATVLVVSVSVTVFVWTCCHQQAEKKHKTPPYKFIHMLKGISIYPETLSNKKKINRIRRDKNGTPKETGRGNLLVDAAESGLISSEKAPDGPNAAPRVDQLPIKVDYGDELSPDQSLTPGGSKTSSPSSPGDDVMLGELTFSVDYNFPKKALVVTIQEAHGLPVMDEHTQSSDPYIKMTILPDKRHRVKTRVLRKTLDPVFDETFTFYGIPYSQLQDLVLHFLVLSFDRFSRDDVIGEVMVPLAGVDPSTGKVQLTREILKRNIQKCISRGELQVSLSYQPVAQRMTVVVLKARHLPKMDITGLSGNPYVKVNVYYGRKRIAKKKTHVKKCTLNPVFNESFIYDIPVDLLPDISIEFLVIDFDRTTKNEVVGRLILGAHSITAGGVEHWREVCENPRKPVAKWHSLSEY from the exons ATGGCGGAGATCACCAGTGTCCACCCCGGCTTCG ATGTGTCTCCAGTTGTGGCAGGCCTCATTGGTGCTACTGTCCTTGTGGTTTCTGTCTCAGTAACAGTTTTTGTGTGGACATGCTGTCACcagcaagcagaaaagaagCACAAAACTCCACCATATAAATTCATTCACATGTTGAAAGGCATCAGTATCTATCCGGAGACCTTGagtaacaagaagaaaattaaccgAATCCGGAGAGACAAGAATGGCACTCCTAAGGAGACTGGAAGGGGAAACCTCTTGGTGGATGCTGCTGAATCTGGTTTAATAAGCTCTGAGAAGGCTCCGGATGGGCCAAACGCAGCCCCCCGTGTCGACCAGCTCCCAATAAAAGTAGATTATGGAGATGAACTAAGTCCAGATCAAAGCCTCACTCCAGGAGGAAGTAAAACCTCCTCCCCATCTTCTCCAGGGGATGACGTCATGTTGGGTGAACTGACTTTCTCAGTGGACTACAACTTCCCTAAAAAAGCGCTGGTAGTTACCATTCAGGAGGCTCACGGGCTGCCAGTGATGGATGAGCACACTCAGAGCTCTGACCCCTATATCAAGATGACAATTCTTCCAGATAAAAGGCATCGAGTGAAGACTCGTGTGCTTCGCAAGACACTAGACCCAGTCTTTGATGAAACCTTCACCTTCTATGGGATCCCATACAGCCAGCTCCAGGATTTGGTGCTTCACTTCCTCGTGTTGAGCTTCGATCGCTTTTCTCGAGATGATGTTATTGGAGAGGTCATGGTGCCCCTTGCAGGGGTGGATCCAAGCACTGGAAAGGTTCAGCTGACCAGGGAGATCCTCAAAAGGAACATACAA aaatgcattAGCAGAGGGGAGCTGCAAGTCTCCTTGTCTTACCAGCCCGTGGCGCAGAGAATGACTGTCGTGGTGCTGAAAGCCAGACATTTGCCAAAGATGGATATCACTGGCCTCTCAGGTA aTCCGTATGTCAAGGTGAACGTTTATTATGGAAGAAAGCGCATAGCAAAAAAGAAGACTCACGTGAAGAAGTGCACTTTGAATCCTGTCTTCAATGAATCCTTCATTTACGATATCCCTGTCGATCTCCTTCCCGACATCAGCATTGAATTTCTAGTTATCGATTTCGACCGTACCACAAAAAACGAAGTGGTGGGACGGCTGATTTTGGGAGCGCACAGCATCACTGCAGGTGGTGTGGAACACTGGCGAGAGGTGTGTGAGAATCCTAGAAAGCCAGTTGCCAAATGGCACAGCCTGAGCGAATACTAG